From the genome of Setaria viridis chromosome 1, Setaria_viridis_v4.0, whole genome shotgun sequence:
TCAATAAATCACATATAAAGATCATATCAAGCAAAATAACATGCTAGAGTTGAATAGCTATCTCATGTAGTCATGTGTTCTGAATTTGGGACTTAGATAGTTGATGAAAACTAACATGTAAGGGCTGGCTTATAACTGAAGTGAACTCACCTCACGTGCACTGGGCACACCAATTGTAATAAGCTTGCAACGACTCTTTATAGAATCTATGAGATTAGATTCATCCTGGCAAGTCATTATTATCTTGCATGCATCAGAGGAGGAATCAAGTATCCATTTTATCAACCGCTGATTATTCTCGCTGACTTTATCAACATCATAGAGAACAATTACTGGAAAGAACAATTAATCATGTTATGAATAGTTCAAATAGAATGGCATTTCAAGAATGTTACAGAATTCCTGAGCATGAATTATACCTTTAAAGTTCTTTCTCAAAACTGGTTCAGTGATTTTACGCTTATCTGACATTTCATTTGCTAGAGTCATCAAAGCGTATCTAGCGTTCTTGGATTGAGACCTCATGTTGAGTTCCACATGGTGATTGCTTGATGACACTGGCACAAGAATGGGCACAGATGAAGATCCCTGCAAAATTATGGAAGCCTTAGCTCGCTCAATCTCATAAAACACAACTACTTTATGTGGTgattttttcaaataaaaaacactaatGTTGAATAAAAGGAACGATGACAGGACTATGGAGAGATCTTTTAACGTCAACTATGGGCATGCTATTCGGCTATTGTAAAATCAAAGAGTTAATTAAAAAAACTACAATTGCACCTAAATGTCAAGGAACTACAACTTCTAGGACCAATTTTACAAAACTACAACTACTTGTGCCCTTAGTTTCACAGCGACCCGCATGTCATCCACATAATGACGGTGGGTCCATGCAAAATGTTGTAGTTCTGTGAAACTGGTATCGAAGTTGTAGTTCCTTGGTAGTTAGGTGCAAATAGTTGTGGTTTTGTGAAACTAACTCAAAATTAAAAGGTAATGGCAAAACATGGTATACTGCATGGACATGTTCAAATGTTGACTGATAGCCATTAACAACAGAACAAACCTGCCCATTGCAGCTCTTCAAATAGTGAGAGACCTGAAAAAGCCGCAACAAATATTTGATGAAATCTGTACATAGTATATATATTAACAGAACTTTCCATATTCAGTATTTAAGTTTGTACATTCAGAGAGGAATCACCAAATATCTCAGTGAGGACAGCTCTGCACAAAGACCTCTTTCCTGATCCTGGAGGTCCTTTGAAAATGATGTGTGGGCAAAACTCCGTGGAAACCTGTCACAACAGGATACTAACATTTATAAGACAAGAGCACCAGCTTTAAATTACTGGGACCACAACATGCAGAACAGTATGGCCATGCAAATGCCAATTAGGCACACTCATTAACAAATTCTAGTCTACACCTAAAAAAATGGCAGGCAGGATGAACTGAAAGGAAACTTTTTGGGCTGTGAAAATTTCAGAAACAGAATGCAGATactttgttaaagaaaaaactATAAATTTATAATGGATAAAAACACATTTTATCTAAGAAAGATCTCGAGTGATTACCAATTGTTTAAGCTGCTGAACTTGCTCCCTGTGGCAAGTAAATCCATTTAAATTACGTGGACGATGTTTATCAGCCCACAAAAGTCTAATCTTCTCAACAACAAGTGCCTTCTGAATGAAACTTGATTCAgattcatcttttgttttgttgtttGGCGTTCTTGACTTCCGGCATGCCTTGCCGGTCATGCATGGAAGCCAAGCATCATTTTGCACTTTGCTAGATGTGAATTTCACGACGCCTCCAACTAGTTTCCCAGTGAAATCACTAAACTTTCCACTCTCTCCACTTAATCTGCCACCACTATACGGGCTACTCAAAGTGGTAGTGCTGCTTATTTGGGAATGGCGGCCAGTAGCATAGCTGGATTTTGTAGTTGTACGCGATAGACCTGTCTGGGCTGAAACGAATTGTGACAGCTGGCCTAAATTACTGCTATTTTCTTGAGTAACACCTCCACTCTCAGCATGGGCATTTGGATGCATGGTAAGTGATTCGTCAATATTGCTATGCTTTGTTGATGTTTTCTCCAGTGGTGCCCTACAATCGCGGGAGAAGAAGATGTCACCTGTAGGTATCGACTCTGTGCTTGTAAATGCATACTCATTATATCTGGAATTAGGCAACTTGCCATTTGCGATCAACTCATTGATCTCCCGGGAACAATTTTCTGAGTTGATCTCCCGGGAACAATTTTCTGCATGCGAATCTTCTTCTATATTGTCAACAGCTTCTCTGGCTGGATATGCTGAGACAGAATTAGTGCCAGGAAATGCAGGAGCTCTAGCAGGTAGTTCCTTCTCTTGTGGCCGTAGTTTTGGTGTAGAAACTGATCGATTGCGCGAAAACCTTGCCTTGATTGATGATTTACTAAAGCTTTCCATAGAGGAACGAAATCTGGGAGGCGTCCGGCTATTCTTCTTACGTGATTCATTCTTTCCAGACACATGTGAAGAAGGTTGGCGCCTTTGTTCTGTTACTCGGGGAGGTGTACGACTGTACCTCAAGTTTGAAGTTTTCTCAACATTATAATCTCTTGCGCGGTTAGGGGATATGTTTTGCCTCCTAATACCAACTTGGCCATTCCTACCAGGATCTTTAGGAAGACGAGTCCTCTCTGATGTTAATACTCCATCGTTCCAAGGGCTTTCATGCCACTCGGTCTCTGTGTCTGAAGGTTCATAGCCACTTTTGTGCTTTATGGAAGAATCATTGCGAGAGTGCCTATTATGCCGTGAGTTGCTCTCTGCAGCTAGCATATTTATAGCTTGAATTTGAAATCCTGTGGTTCACAAGATTTGCAATCTTATAATATTgacaaaataaaatagaataGAATAAAAGTATAAGCATAACTAAAGATAGAAAATGTCAGCATAGTTAAATTACTAAAGCAAACAAAACCCATCATGGGCAACACTGCTAGGAGTTTATAAAAATTTAAATTCACCTTTTCGTTCATCTTCAGTGGGATCTGAACCATGCTATTCACCAGGATGGTGTCTTACTAAATGGAACACAAAGGTTGGCATAAAGCTAAAAGCAAGGACATGCTCATACTCTGTGTCATGATTTGAAGTAGACAACCTGCTAATGTCTAAGTTTAGATCCATATTAATGTATAAGCAAGGTTACAATTATTGATGGATGATGGATTAGCAGTTTAGCACATATCTTAGTTACTGAGACTGAACTGTACAAAACATAAAGTATAAAGAGTCAAATCATCATTCCTATTCTTATTAAGATGCTGCAATCCGCGGGCTAAGGAAACATGTGATGCAAATCCTCATCAAATAAATGAATCAAAGCTGAAACAGGAAAGTAGTTACCTCAAGGATCAAGAACAGCATGTCATTCTTCAACCACCCCACAGTTGGAGGTCCAAACGAAGGACAAAAGCAAGAGTTATAAGGAGACAACTAAGAGGGAAAGACGAAACAGATGCCTTTTGTTTTGCTCTATTGGCATTCTTGTCCTCTTCTACTACTCCACCAAGGGtagaagaaaccaaagaagaagagaggaagcAGCCATTCTTCCCCATTACCTAGGCTGCTTATTCCAAAAAATCCATCGTCTATTCCTAGGAACAAAAGGCATATTTTTAAAAGGAGACAGCTTATGTAGGACCCAGCAGCTATACAATATTGCACTATGACTCCCTAATACTGATCTCTATCCTTTCTCACTATTTTCTAATTCTGTAAACCTTGCAGGCTTCAGTAATGAAAGTTTGAGAAGTCTGCTAAATCATCAGCGAGTATTTATTTGTTTGCGATTTGTCTGTGGCTTGGATATGAGCCTGTTACTGATTCACACGTGCCCAAGGATCATGTCATATATGTAGGATCAAAATTTGTCATGTCATCACCGCATTCACTTTCAGACAAAGATGGACAGATATTCATCACTCTTCACTTCTTTCAATATTCCACTTGAAAGGGCATAATTTATGAATTACAAGAAAGATATAAATAGGTCAATGTTCTAAACTAGTGTATCTAAGTACTTGCTCACTGTTGTATAATTTACATGGGGATACAGTTGAGTTCCTTCAATCAGAGGGTCAATTTCAAAATATGTGTGGTCACCCTTAACAAATGCTGAATAGATAAAAATCAAATCCATCTTCAAGGGAAATGGCGCATCTGCaatgagaaagaaaaaaaaagaatgagaatGCATGGTAATACATGAAACAAATGTCTTTTAGGAGAtaatttgcaaattgcaatcagAAAAGGAGAGGCTTCACAGTTTAATATTTTCATCAAATCTATTCTTCTTTGTTGAGGTAGCAACAATCTTCTACTCCATGATCCCATATACAAGTATAAATTTGCAACTATTCAGGTGAAGGTaataaaaagaatgaaatgtACTGATCAAATTATAAAATATCACAGTGCAGGAAAGTGCATCAGAAACTTCCCCAAACTTGGAGTACATTAAATGTTACGATGGTAACTAAAAGCATTGATTGTATTGAAGAAATTACACGGACACACAGGGGTTTAAAAAAGTAACAGAAATGCTACCACCTAACCTTGAGTGGTTTTAACTTACCAAGGATTTCTTTTAGGAGTTGCTCTTCTGTTATACATATCCTTTTCAGGGATTTATTGATTTTTGTCTCCCAGAGGTCAGCCAACTCATTCATTGAGCACACGTTTCCTGGAGGTCTCAGATACAACGTATTGTTTAGTGTCCTGGGATCCTCTATGGTACATATTGTAAATTGAGCAACATCACCCTCTTGAACAAACACGCCTGCAGAGAAATGTTCTTCCTTCAGGTAATATAATACACATGTAGAATGGCCTTTTACTTTTTCCCAAATTCAGAAAGCGGACCGAAAAGAAGAGAAGTGGAATAATATTATCAGACCTTTAGTGTTTCCTTCACCAAATATCTTAACTTCATCTCTAGGAGGAGCAGCTAGGCCTGGCTGCACAAGTGAAGGAAGCAAATACCGCATAAAGAAGTTGCAGCATATGTATGTATGAGGAATGCCTTCACTCTCGATCAAACGGCGGATTTCAATCTTCTTTTCATAGAAGCCATAATCCATGTCACAAATTTGAACCTTTGTTGGATCAAGTCCAAATTCAGCCGGAATAAATCTCTACAAGAAATCACTGAAAAATCAGAAGCGATGCCTCGTGTTTCCCAATGCAACAATGGTAGCAATAAATTTTCTAGTGGAAAAAGTCATAAAGAAAAGGTTCCAAAAATCCAGAATGCCCCTCCTACATGTCGTGAAAAACTAACACACGGCCAGTTATATGACCACAGAGACCTCCTTTCCAGTTTCCCAATATGATTAATCAGAAACCACCATAGTGCCAAAACCAATTTCATTCCCTTCATTAACAACTATAGCCATCTATTTTGCTGCATGTTTCCATTTTCAAATCATTACACTAAAACATTTTGATATGGCATGACAGCAGGTTCACAGAAAATCTAGAAATGTAACCCAGTTAAATGGAAATGCATTATGGATTTGGCTTGCAAGCTCACCTTCACACATCCAGCTTCCTTTATCGCCCGAATAAGGGGCTTCTGCTCGAGCGCCTGCTTCGTAGGCACCGCGCAGATGACAACGTCCACCTGCCGCACTGCCCTGAGCAGGCTTTGATAATCTTCCAGCGACCCCTGAACCACACCCAAGCGAAGCCTTATAGCGGATTGAACCACGCTCTAGTTGAGCAGAAGAGACTAGGGATGCCGCGCGTTTACCTCGAGCAGCGTGGCGCCGGCGGCTACGAGTGGCTCCAGCGAGGGGGAGTCGGGGCGGGCGAAGTGGTGGGGCCGGACGAGCGCGAAGGTGGGCTGTCCAGCGGCGAGGCTGGCCCGCGCGAGGCTGCCGCCGAAGCGGCCGGTGGCGCCCACCACCAGGACCCGGCTcctcgcccccgcccccgccgcctccgacaTCGCCGCCCCGTTCGGTTCGATGCGATCCACGGCGTGATTGGCAACGCGCCTGGCGTTTGGCCAAGTGATTACCTCACGATCGAATCTGATCAAGAACCGTTGGTTCAGCACATCTCGCTGATCGGACGGCTTTGGAGCGAAGTTTAGGAGCAAGTGTTTCCTGTTGGAGGGTTGGTGGCCGAATGATTAGCCCGTTTAACAGAGAATTTTTGTTAATTATATTTCGAAGTAAATTGTTTTATGCGAAATTCATACATTTTTATCCTGAATTTTGATCGATCACTTATCATTCATTCAAGAACCCAATTCTCCAATTGCTACATGGAAATCACCGTATGAATTACTGGATTGCTATACAAGATATTCTAGTATGCTACACTGGCACTGTGGCACACGGGCCACCAAAATCAGCCCTGGGCCCCTGAACCCTGATCCATCATCAGACGGTCTGGAGGCTGGGCTCGGCCGGCTTGGCGCGGGCGTCGATGGCGGCGAGCCACTCGAGCAGGGCCCGGTtggcctgctccggcgcctcGTCGTGCGGGCAGTGGCCGGCCTGGAGGTGCACGACGGCGGTGTCAGCGTAGAACTCCTGGATCCGCGCGGCCTTGGCCGGGCCGACCCACGGGTCCAGGTCCCcccacagcagcagcagtgggCACGCCAGCTTCCCCAGCAGCCGGTCCAGCGTGTACCGGCTCTGGTTCGACATGAACCGCGACATCAGCCGGTAGTACACCTCGCCGGCGTTCGggtccgccgccggtgccgtgaTCGAGCCGATCAGGTACTCGTCCACGTTGCTGGAATCAATGTACACctgcagttttttttaaaaaaaagcagaCGACGATCTGAGTCAGATAAACCTCGACTGGCATGGCAAATGAAGAACCAGCTCGTGCTCGAGTCACGTTACGCTTTTCAAGACTTTCTCCACCCTGgccggctgcttggactgccAGAAGAGGAACCCCAGCACCACCCGCTGGAAGGCCTCCTTGAGCGGCTTCACGACGAACCTGGACAGCGGGctgctttcttcctcctcctcggccggcgcggcggccggcttgTTGGGGTCGGCGAACTGGCCGGCGGAGTTGAGCAGCACGACGCCCCGGACCAGCTCCGGCACCTCGGTCGCCGCGAACAGCGTCGTGAATCCTCCCAGGCTGATCGATCGAATGTTCACTTTCATTCAGGCATGTGCTGTACCGTCTGAATTTTCTGAAACTGAAGTAGGTGTGTTGAGTTAACCGCGGCGTACCTGTTGCCTACGAGGACGGCTGGTTCCTTGACGATCTCCCTGAGGAAGTCGGAGACCTGCTCCATCCAGATGGTGGCCTCGTAGTCGACCAGCGCCTTCTCGCTCCAGCCGAACCCCAGCAGGTCTATGGCGTACACCTTGTACTTCTTCGCCAGTTCAGGGATGTTGTACCTGAATCGATTGACAGCAGGTCACAGACTAGTACCAATGCATCACCTATTCACCTTGTCTCTGCCTCCCAGTGTCGCAGCAGGCAGCTCAAAATGTTTGCCCCTTACAGAACATTCGTAAACTGAACTTGTTTCAGTGCGAGGCTTCATTTGGCCCATAATTCAACATACCTCCAATGGAAGGCGGAAGCGCCGAAGCCGTGGATGAGCACGATGGGCTGCCCGGCGCCTTGCTCAACGTAGTGAATCCGGCGGCCCCGCCACGTCCAGAAGTTGTACCCGTCCGGTTTGAACGGCAAGACCTCCAGCCCTGCACGCACAACAGGCGAAACCGAGTCTCTGAAGATACAGACACCAGACATAATTTGATATTCCCAAATCGCAtcgttcagacttcagacttcagagcgTCTCGAATGTTGAGACGTCGAGCTAGGGTCAGGTACCTTGAGCGGAGccgttggcggaggcgggggacgAGGTGGCCATCGAGCAGGAGACGGCGAGCGCGATCCCGGCCTTGGTCACCAGCTCCCTCCTCTGCATCATCAAGAACCTGCCCCCTGCCAATTGCCGGGCCCAAAGGATCAGTCTTGGGCGATAACCACAACAGAGTCAGGAGGTGGCGTGGACTTGGCAGAGACCCACCGTTGAGGCCGACCTGCGGGGAACCcgcgccgcggcagcggccggagccgccggcggtTCGGAGGGCGGCCACGGACGCGACAGGCATCGGCAGAGGAGCAGGCAAGGCTTCTGGAGAGGGATGGAAGCACCGGAGCTGAGGAAGGAGACCGGGGGAAGGCTCGCCCGTCGGTTGGTTTTTGTGGGCTTGCGCCGGGGATCGTGTGGTCCGccgtggcgcggcgcgcgatggGGTAGCCGTGGACGCGCCCGGGCCAAAAGAGTTTGCTTGCGAAGGAGGCGAGTCGGCAACGGTGCGGTTCGGCCAGGTTTTTTCTTGGCCTGGGCTGTTGAATCCCCGCTGCCGAAGAAATATCTGTCGGAACGGCACCTGGGCCTTGTTCGCCGGCCGCGGCTGGGCCACGCACGGCATGGTTCCGagcggaaatcctatccatcttcggaagatttttctttcttcagcaactttCAATGTTTGAGGTTGGTGCAAATAACCACGTCCGTCGGATTCCGTCCTCATCTCCTTCAACCCTAacaccccgctgccgctccttcCCCTGCTTTGCTGCGCCGCCGCTACCGCTCGCtcacgccgccgcggccgtcgcacTCGTTGCTgccgcccacgccgccacggccgTCGCGCGTGGCGCTGAGCTTGATGCCGCTTGCATGCTGCTTGCTGCCGCCCTGCCGCTTGCCTGCTGCAGCCCTGCATGGCTGCATCTTGCTTGTTGCCAGCTGCTGCTTGCCTCCTGCGCCGCTATGCAGTTTGCCTGCTGCAGACCTGCCGTCGCGGCCTCGCGTGTGCTGCTGCCCCTCGCGCCGTTGCTGCTCATCCTGCGCCACCACCCGCGGACGctgcgtgcgccgccgccgggcacaCCTTgccgacgaagaagaagaaaaccgAACTATATTTTTTCGGAAATGTTTATCTACATTTctcaaaatgttgaatttattCTTTGAAAATGTTGGAATA
Proteins encoded in this window:
- the LOC117834777 gene encoding replication factor C subunit 3-like isoform X2; this translates as MDLLATGSKFSSLNNWFPRSFAHTSFSKDLQDQERGLCAELSSLRYLVSHYLKSCNGQGSSSVPILVPVSSSNHHVELNMRSQSKNARYALMTLANEMSDKRKITEPVLRKNFKVIVLYDVDKVSENNQRLIKWILDSSSDACKIIMTCQDESNLIDSIKSRCKLITIGVPSAREIVDVLTYISKRESFDLPSSFATTIASQSRQNLREAILALEACKANNYPFIDGQAIPLGWEEVLEELSAEILDDPAPKRLFLARGKLQKLLVEFVPPKLILQKLVELFLKGIQTSVKREVYYWHAYYDKRLPVGASALLKLEEFVAKFMSIHRKSLSVSSQ
- the LOC117834777 gene encoding uncharacterized protein isoform X1, with the protein product MLAAESNSRHNRHSRNDSSIKHKSGYEPSDTETEWHESPWNDGVLTSERTRLPKDPGRNGQVGIRRQNISPNRARDYNVEKTSNLRYSRTPPRVTEQRRQPSSHVSGKNESRKKNSRTPPRFRSSMESFSKSSIKARFSRNRSVSTPKLRPQEKELPARAPAFPGTNSVSAYPAREAVDNIEEDSHAENCSREINSENCSREINELIANGKLPNSRYNEYAFTSTESIPTGDIFFSRDCRAPLEKTSTKHSNIDESLTMHPNAHAESGGVTQENSSNLGQLSQFVSAQTGLSRTTTKSSYATGRHSQISSTTTLSSPYSGGRLSGESGKFSDFTGKLVGGVVKFTSSKVQNDAWLPCMTGKACRKSRTPNNKTKDESESSFIQKALVVEKIRLLWADKHRPRNLNGFTCHREQVQQLKQLVSTEFCPHIIFKGPPGSGKRSLCRAVLTEIFGDSSLNVSHYLKSCNGQGSSSVPILVPVSSSNHHVELNMRSQSKNARYALMTLANEMSDKRKITEPVLRKNFKVIVLYDVDKVSENNQRLIKWILDSSSDACKIIMTCQDESNLIDSIKSRCKLITIGVPSAREIVDVLTYISKRESFDLPSSFATTIASQSRQNLREAILALEACKANNYPFIDGQAIPLGWEEVLEELSAEILDDPAPKRLFLARGKLQKLLVEFVPPKLILQKLVELFLKGIQTSVKREVYYWHAYYDKRLPVGASALLKLEEFVAKFMSIHRKSLSVSSQ
- the LOC140220119 gene encoding probable pinoresinol-lariciresinol reductase 3; this encodes MSEAAGAGARSRVLVVGATGRFGGSLARASLAAGQPTFALVRPHHFARPDSPSLEPLVAAGATLLEGSLEDYQSLLRAVRQVDVVICAVPTKQALEQKPLIRAIKEAGCVKRFIPAEFGLDPTKVQICDMDYGFYEKKIEIRRLIESEGIPHTYICCNFFMRYLLPSLVQPGLAAPPRDEVKIFGEGNTKGVFVQEGDVAQFTICTIEDPRTLNNTLYLRPPGNVCSMNELADLWETKINKSLKRICITEEQLLKEILDAPFPLKMDLIFIYSAFVKGDHTYFEIDPLIEGTQLYPHVNYTTVSKYLDTLV
- the LOC117834770 gene encoding uncharacterized protein, with amino-acid sequence MPVASVAALRTAGGSGRCRGAGSPQVGLNGGRFLMMQRRELVTKAGIALAVSCSMATSSPASANGSAQGLEVLPFKPDGYNFWTWRGRRIHYVEQGAGQPIVLIHGFGASAFHWRYNIPELAKKYKVYAIDLLGFGWSEKALVDYEATIWMEQVSDFLREIVKEPAVLVGNSLGGFTTLFAATEVPELVRGVVLLNSAGQFADPNKPAAAPAEEEEESSPLSRFVVKPLKEAFQRVVLGFLFWQSKQPARVEKVLKSVYIDSSNVDEYLIGSITAPAADPNAGEVYYRLMSRFMSNQSRYTLDRLLGKLACPLLLLWGDLDPWVGPAKAARIQEFYADTAVVHLQAGHCPHDEAPEQANRALLEWLAAIDARAKPAEPSLQTV